One genomic segment of Gemmatimonadota bacterium includes these proteins:
- a CDS encoding ABC transporter ATP-binding protein has product MNTMNAPRDAGGGLEARGMAYEPPIADDSRTDEVLSARSLTRDFLSGTGRLEILKGIDIDIRRGQIVAIHGASGAGKSTLLHILGTLDRPTSGQVFIGETNAFDLPEDRLAEFRNRSVGFVFQAHHLLPEFSALENVMMPLLVGRWDWDTARDRARGLLAEVGLEARLDHKPVALSGGEQQRVAVARALVGRPHIVLADEPSGNLDRGNGEALLDLMWDMSRRHGQAFVVVTHDEDLGRRADCAFRLEDGLLNAVAA; this is encoded by the coding sequence GTGAACACGATGAACGCGCCGCGGGACGCTGGAGGTGGACTGGAAGCCAGGGGTATGGCCTACGAACCGCCCATAGCGGACGACAGCCGGACCGATGAAGTACTGAGCGCAAGGAGCCTGACCAGGGATTTCCTCTCAGGCACCGGCCGGCTCGAGATCCTGAAGGGCATCGACATCGATATCCGCCGCGGGCAGATCGTGGCGATCCACGGCGCGTCGGGCGCGGGCAAAAGCACCCTGCTGCATATCCTGGGTACGCTGGACCGGCCCACTTCCGGCCAGGTCTTCATCGGCGAAACGAACGCGTTCGACCTGCCGGAAGACCGGCTGGCGGAGTTCCGCAACCGGTCCGTGGGGTTTGTCTTCCAGGCCCATCACCTGCTCCCCGAGTTCTCGGCGCTGGAAAACGTGATGATGCCGTTGCTGGTGGGAAGATGGGACTGGGACACGGCACGCGATCGGGCCCGAGGCCTGCTCGCGGAGGTGGGACTGGAGGCGCGTCTCGACCACAAGCCGGTCGCGCTGTCCGGCGGAGAACAGCAGCGGGTCGCCGTGGCCCGGGCCCTGGTAGGTCGGCCCCATATCGTGCTGGCGGACGAGCCGTCCGGCAACCTGGACCGCGGGAACGGGGAAGCGTTGCTGGACCTGATGTGGGATATGTCCCGCAGGCACGGACAGGCCTTCGTCGTCGTGACCCATGACGAGGACCTTGGCCGCCG
- a CDS encoding ABC transporter permease → MPRKRWSYEWFIALRYLRSKRQNRFVSLITYISVGGVLVGVAALVIVLSLFNGFESEVRERIIGERAHINVYSLLGDGSISEYDPLIDVILSVDEVVSAAPYVLEKAVCAPVPTTRNAAAGVIVHGLDIASGRLATNLEQNIAFGALDLTAAPDPANPDGRPLPGIVLGRGLADQLGIVVGERVALGNIQGFSLTSALTPYIRPYRVTGISETGFYEYDASSAYVSLDESQKLFKLGSDINGIAVRVADRDQAGRISEEIESALNRYVEETAESPVASSPSVAYFTVDWMQRHKGLFRWMTLEKWGSFAILNLIILVAAFNIASTLIMVVLEKTRDIGILKSMGATAASITRVFIIQGSVVGILGTLLGCVIGYVLCWTQRTFEFIALPPDIYLIDALPVRVDPLDFASVALGSMLICVVAAVYPARKAAGLVPVEAIRHE, encoded by the coding sequence GTGCCGCGCAAACGATGGTCATACGAATGGTTCATCGCCCTGAGATACCTGCGCTCCAAGCGGCAGAACCGGTTCGTCTCCCTCATCACGTACATATCCGTGGGCGGCGTGCTCGTGGGCGTTGCCGCCCTCGTCATCGTCCTCTCGCTGTTCAACGGATTTGAAAGCGAAGTCCGGGAACGGATTATAGGAGAGCGCGCGCATATCAACGTGTATTCGCTGCTCGGCGATGGTTCGATTTCCGAATACGATCCGTTGATCGACGTCATCCTGTCGGTGGACGAGGTGGTCTCGGCCGCGCCATACGTGCTGGAGAAAGCCGTCTGCGCACCGGTGCCCACGACGCGAAATGCCGCGGCAGGCGTCATTGTGCACGGGCTGGACATCGCATCGGGCCGCCTGGCCACGAACCTCGAGCAAAATATCGCCTTCGGCGCCCTGGACCTGACGGCCGCGCCCGATCCGGCCAATCCGGACGGACGACCGCTGCCCGGGATCGTCCTGGGCCGAGGCCTCGCGGACCAGCTGGGGATCGTCGTCGGCGAAAGGGTGGCCCTGGGCAACATCCAGGGTTTCTCGCTGACCTCGGCGCTCACGCCGTACATCCGGCCCTACAGGGTCACGGGCATTTCGGAAACCGGTTTCTACGAGTATGACGCCTCCTCCGCCTATGTCTCCCTGGACGAGTCCCAGAAGCTGTTCAAACTCGGAAGCGATATAAACGGCATTGCCGTCCGGGTTGCCGACCGGGACCAGGCGGGTCGTATCTCCGAAGAGATCGAGTCCGCGCTGAACCGCTACGTGGAGGAGACCGCCGAATCCCCTGTTGCGTCAAGCCCGTCCGTAGCGTATTTTACGGTAGACTGGATGCAGCGGCACAAGGGCCTGTTCCGGTGGATGACGCTCGAGAAATGGGGCTCCTTCGCCATTCTCAACCTGATCATCCTGGTGGCCGCTTTCAACATCGCCAGCACCCTGATCATGGTCGTGCTGGAGAAGACCCGGGACATCGGCATTCTGAAGTCCATGGGAGCCACCGCCGCCAGCATCACCAGGGTGTTTATCATCCAGGGTTCCGTGGTAGGCATCCTGGGCACCCTGCTCGGTTGCGTGATCGGCTACGTGCTCTGCTGGACGCAGCGCACTTTCGAGTTCATCGCGCTGCCGCCGGACATCTATCTGATCGACGCGCTGCCCGTGCGGGTCGACCCGCTGGATTTCGCAAGTGTCGCCCTGGGATCCATGCTGATCTGCGTGGTGGCCGCTGTCTATCCGGCCCGGAAGGCCGCCGGCCTGGTGCCGGTCGAGGCGATCAGGCACGAATAG